GAAAAAACATTtggtattttcatttttatgtttggaaattagttttaaaaactgagaAAAAAATACATCGTCACCACTACCATCACCATTGTCAACACAAacctccaccaccattgtcgttGGCGTCGCCACTCGCCACTACCATCAccatatttattaatatttatcaAAATATTCGTAATTATTGGTAAGCCAGTGTTGATTTTGGGGCTGTGTCGGCTCGAATAAGAGAACCACCCGAATAAACGGTGCTACCCTACCCTGGTCCTTTCTAGCGCCTTCGAATAcaaaactcttcctccttcttcttcatcttcgtcACCGTTTTAGCTGATTTAGCGGTTTGTGTTGGCTTTTGGTGTTGAAGAAGTAAACGCAAATTGAAATGGAAGGAAACAAAGAGCAGATTGTGGATGTTGGATCGGTGGTTGAATCCGTTTCTGCTGAAGATGGTGACGCCCCTCTTTACCAACTCGAAAGCCTCTGCATGCGTTGTCATCAAAATGTAATCTCTCATGCGCGCGCATTGTTATTCAACAAACTAACTGTGTTAATTTCTCAATTTTCTCTCTAACATACATGTATGTATCCTTTGTTTATGTTATTATCTCTCAGGGGACTACAAGACTTCTATTGACTATAATTCCAAATTTCAGAAAGGTATGTACCTACGTGCCTTGTTTATTGCTCCGTTTCAATTCTCATGTTTTTTCCTTGTGTTGATGTGggataggataggataggaATGGATATATAAGAGAGAAAGTTGTGGTAACATCTATTGGAAAACTTGGTAGAATCTCTACTTAGGTGGTTTAGACATGTGTACACAACACTTTTAGCCTTAGTCTCGCAGAAGCTAATTAAAGAGATTGGATCACATGGAAGGTAGTCATACTGTCATAGAGACTTGTAGAGACCAAGAAACACTACCAAACACTATGATTTCTCATTTGCCATGATTCACAACAGGATATTATCATGCCCATGTAGCTGATTTCAACTAGTGGGAAAGGGTTTTGTTGTCgtaaattattttttgtgtACACTTTATTAAATGAATTAGGATCATCAATTGCAAGGTAGATGATGGATCTCGTAACatatttttattcttattatcggctgtttcttttcttatatCTGTCCATTAGCTTTCATTGGAATGTAATCCATTGCGACATTTTCTTGTTGTGCAGATTTTGTTGTCGGCTTTCGATTGTCCTCATTGTGGTGAAAGGTAGGCTGCTGTTAGTCTACGCCCTCCTCTTTGCATTGAATGTAATCGCTTTCATTGATCTTCCTTGGAAgctaatatttatattatattttttgttgATCCTTTAGGAACAATGAAGTTCAGTTTGCTGGCGAAATTCAACCGCGTGGTTGTTGTTACTCTTTGGAGATCCCATCAGGCAAACAGAAGGTTATGTTGATTTGAATTTCACTGCCCTGATTTGTctgtattttaaattttatccaTATTTAGCCAGACATCTGTCCCAAATGGTCAATGATATAAAAGTGTTTAAAGTAACATGACATACAAGGCTTGGAAAAATATGATTATGGTAGACTTAATCAAAGCAGCAGTGGTAGGGATATTTGGAAGTTAGTAGGAATTTCAGGAAAGCAAATAATATGTCTATTTGGCATATAAACTAGGGAAATATGGATTTTAATTCTTCTAGTTTGTTGGTAAGAGTACCTCCTTGATAAGTTTATTGAATGCAGATGCTCAACCGGCAAGTGGTAAAATCAGAATCTGCGACCATTAAGGTACATGAGCTGGCCCTTTATTTAATCTCTGTACATATTTTAAACTTACTAGCTTTCACTGTTTTTCCTTTACAGTGTAATGATCATCAGGTGAATGAAAATCCTTTGGTTCATTGACACTGATTTTTGTCCCTTTTGAGTGTAGTACTATGCTATCTTAGTTGAGTTGGGGCATctctctttttgtttctttgcCACACACACACGTCTCCATTAGAGTTTGTTGAGAAAATGGAAGATAATCTTGTTAAAAGAAGTAGAGGAATCCCTTAAAAAGATGGAAGAAACAATTAAAAAGAATACCTTGCTGTAGATGGCTTTActgaaaatttggtttttgataGAGCATGCTTACATCCGTTTATTTGATCCCATATAGTAGGATATGACAtggttgttgttgctgatgctaCTAAATGCAAGTCTACTATTGGTCCTAATACACCTTCGGTTTGGTGTTTAAAGACTGGAGTTAATTGACCCTTAATTACCTGTAACTGTAAGAGAGGAAGAATAGTTGCATTATCGAAGTATAATAGTCTTGATATTTGTGTGTTAATTTTGCTTTGCTTTAATGTTTTCTTCTTTCCGGTTGCTACTTGCTAGTCTTATGCTGAGTTATTTTCCTGCTtcttgttatttatttattttcttttggggtagaagaactTCTACATATCCTCCGGTACTCTATTGTCTTGTGGTTTTTCTTTAATTCTAGTCCTGCTGTATGCATCTTCTATTGTGATATGTATAAACAAAATCTTGGTGTACTATGTATTGTCAGCCTAACCATACAATACCACCTTAGATTTAGTATTATGCATGAAGCTAGGTTTAAAATTTATATGTTTAATCGATGTTGAtttaaagtgattttaaatATTTGGCTCTATCATAAGTTTACTTAAAGGCTACCTTGCTTATATGTTTGATTGTGCAGATACCTGAATTGGAATTTGAGATACCACCAGAGGCTCAACGTGGTAGTCTGTCAACGGTACTTCTGATACAAATTTTAATTTACTTGTTCTTTTCCCTCTCTTTTCATTGACGGGGCTTAAAATTTAGCCATGGCTGAGCTAGCTTGTATGGTGAGGATTGCCAAAGCCTTTATAAGGACTATTTTGGCCATATTTCTAGCTGATGTGAGATcttaacacaccccctcacaccTACAATTGAACATCTGGAGTATGTAGTTTGTAAAAATGATGGATGCAATGAAGGCAGCTTAAGGTGGCCGCAATGAAGGCGGCTAAGCTTGCAATGAAGGTGGAACTTCAGGGGGTGGTCGCAAATATAAGCGGCTAGGGTCTGCATTTAAGGCAGAATTTTGGATCTAATATTAGATCTAGGATATGTTGTGATACCATCTTAACATTTGGGTCTGGTCTAGTCTAACTCAACCTTTAAAGCTAGCTTGTAAGGTGAGGATTTTCGAATCCTTTTTAAGAACCATTTTAGCCACTTCCAACCGATGTGGGATCTTAACACTCAACAGTTTTTGACCAAACAAAAAACACTTAACAGTCAGTGGCTCTGCTTGTTCTTTTTGTCAAGCTTGTCCGTCTTTTCATAAGTCAGTGATAATCTCGACATTGGCCTTTTTCTCATGTATATCAGACAATTGAATAGTTGATTTTGGTTGAAGTTACTCTATTTATGCTAAATCATCTGATGAATAAACATGTCAACATGACCTTTTTGTTTGATCAAAGCAGTAGTTCAAGTAAAATGATAATACATTATCCTtctatttattgattttttgttAGTAAGAATTAGAGCTCTAACCTTGGGTATTTTCTTGTTTAAGATTCTTGTTAATTCATGATTAGTTGAAGGTTGTGCTCATATGATTTGACAATATTATTTTGTTGTAATTATAGGTGGAGGGGGTACTAACGCGAGCTGCTGATGGACTTCAGGCCCTTCAAGAAGAACGCAGAGTACGATTTGTTTCTTCCCTTTATTACTGTTTGATTCAAGTTTCTGTTTTTCATGATTTAATGTTATGCTTTCTACCCTCTAGAAAGTGGCTCCAGAGACAGCTGAAGCACTCGATCAATTCTTGGCGAAATTGCGAGCTTGTGCAACAGGAGAATCATCCTTCACATTTATTGTTGATGATCCTGCGGGAAACAGCTTCATTGAAAACCCGTAAGAGATTATTTCATGTTTAACTGTATGGAGAAAAGTAGTTTTGTTAAAGAAGAGAAAGATTTCAAAGTTAGGCTAAGATATACTTGTACAAAGTACAAACTTTTAAAGAAATTCTTCATCTTAGTAGAGCTCACAGATTTATTTGCATATCCATCAAAGACACATGTAGGCACCATTAGCTGACTACTGCAAAGAAGCTAAGAAAGCCACttccttaactaaaaaaaaGAACACCAATGCAGGAAATTATCCTTGAATGTTCGAGCATTTCTCTTAAACCATATATACCAATTACCAAATAACTAAATAAAAGGGCCTTGCACTGCCTAGTTCTACCAAAATCTCTAAATTCACATTCGAAAAATTTATCCTATTGCTGGACAGAGTTCACTGAGCACTAAAGAGTAAAAATAACACCATAACTTTCGAGGAGCTGAGCAGTGCTGAAATAAATGCATGCTAGTCTAGACTGCGAGGAACACCTTATACGGTCATTAGGGGAAAGAGCATTCAGCTTTGTCAGGCCTGACATCTTGTAAAAGATCATAACTGGAGTACCAAGGCCCAAAACCTCCCTATCTCTTTAGGTTTGTGAAAAGTCTCCCAATTAACAAGATAGTCCCTATTGGTAACCTTGGTTCACCCCTGAAGAAAGTCTCAtaattttctccattttgtCCACAATTTGAAAAGAGAGTTATGAGACAACTAATAGAATGAATACAATACAAAGGAGATTTGTATAGGAGTGACATACCCTTCTAAAGAGAAAAACACCCATAGTCATACCACTTCGTTAGAAAGGAATCTATATTTCTTTTGTGCCCTCCAAATATTTACATACTGCATTTTATAATATTATAAGTCAGTTTAGACTGGAATCTGTAATTGTTGGTGCAGCAGTCTTGTACTTATAATTTGTATATAGGTACAAGATTATGTTAAGATATAAGAGAAGGGAATCTTAATTTGGGACTGTTAGAGTAGTTAGAGGTTATTAAAGATGGAACCGGTGAGAGAAGCAATTACATACATAGCTTTTGCAAAGAAGGATCCAAAATCAGAACTGGAACCACTAGATGAAAAAGAGATGAATTTTGTGGAGGTTAGGGAAGttaatttttagttttaacACTGTCAGTTGTAAGTTTGTAACTAACTGGGTTGTTATCCAGGGGAAGAGGGAAAAGTTAGGAAATTAGTAGTGAGTAGGGAGAGGGCTCAATCTCTCTAAAATCCAGGGGTTCTATCTTCTATGCATTTCATCCTCTGTTCTTCCTGTTCTGGAAACAGTGAGGGACAGTTCAAAAAAGATTCTTTCATTCAGTTTATCCTTTTCTTGTTCTTGGCCTTATCAGTTGGGAAGAAGGACAAAGGGGCAGAATTGGTATTATGGGAATTGGGTCTGGTTCCAAGTTCTCATTGTTTAGCCCTTAATTGTATGGGtcgcaaatacagggataagacCTATAATTATTTTCTCAGATTGGGCCAAGCTCAACTTTACAAACAAAAGGGAGGAGGTCAAGGTAACCCCAGTTTCAAGATGAACCATTACAATTGCGTTTGTAGTCCAACGGTTAGGATAATTGCTTTCCAAGCAATAGATCCGGGTTCGACTCCCGGCAAACACAATCTTgttatcattttttttccaaaaaaaagatGCACCATTCAACTGAAAAAAAGGGATGCACTTGTTGGCTTGGTTATTCACCCTTTGTGCTATCCACAGTGGGATCCTCGAGGACAGGAATTTGTTTACAATCACTGTGAAGAATGTATAGTTTTATCAGGTTGAgtttgagggggtgatattatTGGGATATAGGAGAAGGGAAAATTAATTAGGGACTCTTAGAGTAGAATAGAGGTTGTTAAAGGAGTTTGTTAATACTAGAATGGGTTTAGCTATGAAGAGAGGAAATCTAATTAGAGGGATTCATTCTGTACATTTGATAGTTgagaataaaaggagaaattcTTTGTGAAGGGAAAACCCTTGGGGGGAATTCATTCTCCATTTCTGTATTCCATTTTCGATAATACAATTCCTTTCTTTTAGTTCTTTCAACCAAtatctgatccatcttcattttcttggtTCCTAACAAAATACTTATATGAATAGGTTTGCACCAGCATCTGATCCATCACTGACTACCAAGTTTTATGAGCGAACTCCTGAGCAACAAACATTGTTGGGATATCTTGTTGATTCTACACCGATTGAAGGAACTCGTGGCGAAGCACCAGAAGGAGTAGAAGCTGTGGCTGGTAATCAAATGATGAGAGAACCACATGGGTCAGTGGGGGCAGCAGCTGGTCATCGAGCCATTGCACAAAGTAATAGTGCAGATATAGCAGAAGCATTATTTAGCTATACTGCACCAGAAGAGGTATGTAATGCTGAACTGTATCGTATTGACTACTGAGTACTGAGGTTAGATCTCTTTTTGTTGTTTGTCCTCCATTCAGTTTTATATTTCCCCTTATTGTCAGGTGATGACTTTCCCATCTACCTGTGGTACCTGTGCCAGTAGTTGCGAGACTCGAATGTTCGTCACCAGTATCCTTTTATCATTTCTACATTCTTTGCTGCGGTGGTTTCCCAAACACAAATCATTCTTCCAAAatgcattttttaaaattaaatctacCCTAAGGTATTCTACTCAACTACAAAACAAATAGGCCCCAGCAGTCCTAATATTTTATTATCATATTTATAGGGAGAGCCTGTATGAGCAATGTGTTCTAGTTCATGTATACACTTTATTGGCCTTAACAATTTACAGATATTCCATACTTCCAAGAAGTAATTGTAATGGCATCCACATGCGATGCTTGTGGTTACCGCAACTCTGAGGTATATGCTAATATTTTTAGTGCTGCCGTAGTTTTGTCTTCAAGGGCTGGTATAATTTTTGCTCTCCACTTTGCAGTTGAAACCTGGTGGCCGAATtcctgaaaaaggaaaaaagattaCTCTCTATGTGAAAAATGTTAATGACCTGAGCCGAGATGTAATAAAGGTTTGTGATCCATACAGTctgtttattttgtttatgttGAGTGGCTAACTTTTGGATCTTATAGTTAACCTTTGCATTTAATGAACCAATCATTTATCTTATGTCTAATGTGTAATTACAACAAATTGAGACATGTGTGTAATAAGAGAATGCTTGTTAGAAAAGAAGGTACTTTGGTTATTGATGTTATTGCTTACTATCGTAGGTTAGGTATAAGCATCCTCACTGATCCTTTGTACTATCTATCACTATTCACATggatcccaaaaaaaaaacaatcctATTCATGTGTACTCATCCAAATTTCCATTTAAAAGTAATTTTGCTCTATTCTGTAGTTTTACTAGTTGTTACACTTGGATGAAACTATGCCAGCTTTTAACGATCAGTTTCACTTTTGTGGTGATCGGAAGTCTGGAATTGTTGATTTCATCAAGAGCTTTGTGCCAAATTATGGCTCTCTTGATATCAATGCATTGTTTTCAATAATATGCTAAAAGTTGTAATGATAGTCGGGGCTTAGATAGTGAAGATGAAACTTTGGAACATTTAAAATCGTGATGTTATGaattaattctcccatcattcCTTTGTTCCCCTGCCCGCTGTTCATTTCCTGTCTCTGACCTTTTAATATTGTTTTTCTCTGTTAAGTCTGATACAGCAAGTGTAAAAATTCCTGAACTTGAGTTGGAGCTGGCAAGTGGCACCCTGGGAGGACTTGTCACAACTGTTG
This is a stretch of genomic DNA from Lotus japonicus ecotype B-129 chromosome 1, LjGifu_v1.2. It encodes these proteins:
- the LOC130729000 gene encoding uncharacterized protein LOC130729000, giving the protein MEGNKEQIVDVGSVVESVSAEDGDAPLYQLESLCMRCHQNGTTRLLLTIIPNFRKILLSAFDCPHCGERNNEVQFAGEIQPRGCCYSLEIPSGKQKMLNRQVVKSESATIKIPELEFEIPPEAQRGSLSTVEGVLTRAADGLQALQEERRKVAPETAEALDQFLAKLRACATGESSFTFIVDDPAGNSFIENPFAPASDPSLTTKFYERTPEQQTLLGYLVDSTPIEGTRGEAPEGVEAVAGNQMMREPHGSVGAAAGHRAIAQSNSADIAEALFSYTAPEEVMTFPSTCGTCASSCETRMFVTNIPYFQEVIVMASTCDACGYRNSELKPGGRIPEKGKKITLYVKNVNDLSRDVIKSDTASVKIPELELELASGTLGGLVTTVEGLISKISESLERVHGFTFGDSLDQDRKSKWIDFKARLDKLLSLEEAWTLVLDDALANSFIAPATDDLKDDNQLTFEEYERSWEQNEELGLNDIDTSSADAAYESTNTTKSE